CAAACCAGCGCAGTGCAGCTGAAGGAGGATATTGCAcgatttgtgtttgttttgtggctTAATGTTTGTACATGCATTTCCTTTCATCTTCATCCAGTGACGGGCGGAGGGGCTGTTCGTCCCAAGTTTGCCACATGCAGGTTACACAAGTATTGTTCCATCTgaaatcaaataatttcatCCCAAGTTTGCCACATGCAGGTTGCACAAGTATTGTTCCATCATTCtatattttttctatatttatttatttatttatttattgcttttttggTGAAATTTTATATTCAAGCCTtaggatttcatttatttttgaaatataaaaatcccTATATATCCCAGTTACCAtatcctctcattctctctcagtATGGGAGGGAGCACTATAGTGCATGTCTTTACCTGaccctcatttatttatttatttatttatttatttatttagttacttTATTATGAAACCAGTATTTAACCAGGCAAGTTAATTGTtctaaatttacaaaaaaaataaataaataacccttATTCACAATAATGGCCTGGCCAAGAGGccaaacacagccaaacacaatacaatagacaaacaggaagttaaaatacatcacaggcattaaattaaatcgAGACACAATAGTTGTGTATCACGTGTAGCAGGAGTCCGTGATCAAAGACTCAAAGGCGGGTACGCCGACAGGATTGCCCAAAGTGTATTTGCCACTTCCCGTTCCGCCACGGCTAGACTGGAGGAGTGTGCCCCTGATGCACCTGTGACTCAGCCCAAACCCCAGGGCACGGAACTACAATGACGGGCTTCAACAGGATGTTACATCAGGACTGCCGCTGAGCTTACTCTTCCATTGCTGCTACGGCCTTCCTATTATGAGTATAAGTACAGGAGATAAATtcgtcttaacgactacttgtatttttatgtatttttatttttccatagattgcgttgttgccgttctcgttgttagtgttaatcagtttaaccatcagggtccaagttgaactatgcggttgttccctgtacttggaccagtacttctctctaggggttttgtcatacttgttcctggttatggttatacactttgttgtacgtcgctctggataagaacgtctgccaaatgcctgtaatgtaatgtaatgtaatattaatgtgAAGCACAAGGAATTCATATAGGAGGATGTAACGTTGCCTTTTATAGACATGCGCTGATAGTACCTACCTAAATTAATATAGGCAGAGCATAAGTCAGCTACAGAAGGAAGTACTGTCACTTATAACcgcaaatattaaaaaataaatcatattacCTGCATTTATTGTGTATTGCAATCTGTAAGCACCATCCAGCTGTATTCCACTGTATCCTGGAATCTTCCAGGCAGGCCCagatgcaataataataattaccttGATTTTCATCCTTCACATTAccatatttctaaaaaaaatttccaatTTCACTATCCCTGTCTAATTAGCAAGTTCAGGCCACACCTCCAGTTGGAAATGGCAAACTAGAGTATTGCTTACATAGCCACCCTAAGTTCTAATAATTTGTACTTAATTTTGAATTGTGAAAATATTACGGAATCCTTCCATAACTTTGTCTGTTTTAtccatatatttataaatattgatCTGTTATTATTCATGCATTAGCTTCCTTCATttacatataataaaaaatacttatAAATCCAGTTTCATACCAACATATCCCCCTGAGACTCggcagaaaaaatatttaaagtattttaattttttacataatacatatGTCTTGGGTTATGAAaaaatgttgcagtgaaaatgttttctaaaatgttatttattttatttttattgaatgtcccttgtactgtaggtttcagcatTGTGGAATAAATGCAAAACCAGAGACTCGTGTTCCTACAGGTGACACAAATTAATTTCCGTATCTTAAGAATATACAAATTGCCATCTACACAAAGGAGGGATGGCCTACAGGCCATAAAATCTGGAGTTTGAGATCTTATCAGCAGTTCCAGAAGGTCAGGCATGTCCCGACAGCTATTAACTTGCAAAAGTATTCTGCTCAACAACCTTAGGCAGTGTGTGAAAACATGCCCTACTTACACGTGAAAGAGAAGAGACATTATAAAACACTGCATAAATGTGCTCATGCCTATGTGTggtttcacacacgcacacacacacatactgtatatatatatatagtatgttTAAAATTGGTGACATTAGTACATATCATGAAGTGTGCTCCAGTACGATACCAGACAAATTGGGGGAATTTTAATACTGCTTCAGAAGTCACCCTCAAGTATCACCTAAGGAGAGGAAAGTCATTGAACGACTGAGTCACTGTGTGCATAGTGACAAACACGAAACCAGAACATTGTTTAAATATGAGCTCTGGTCAGTTTCCTTTGGGATATCTGCTGAAATCTAAATAGGCACACAGAATAGAATTTTTGGAATTTTCTGGTTACAGTTCATTGACAATGTTCGAGTCTATTTCTGAGTCACCGTTCGTTACAAATTGGAGAAAGAGGTATTATGAGGACAGAATCATTGTATGTGTTTTCCTTGTGTGATCTGAAAGGGTATAGCATATTTCCACAACACATGGGAGCAGGTATTATATCACTCTAAACTGGGGTAGAAGATTATTCTAGTTAATAGTATTAAACTGTTTGAGTGATATGTTGTTCATAGAATAAATAATCTGGGGGAATGGATTGTGTGGTGTACTTATGCCAGATTTCAGTGTTATctagtgaaattaaaatgcaagagaacaatttatgtttctgagatattttattattttactgaaacTGTCCATTGTTCATGATAATACACAATGactaataaaaaacatttaaaaacatcaaaacatttaaaagaaatacaggTCAATTGCCATTGAAAGTGTTGGTGTTGAACATCTCTGGTAAAGCtttgacaacaacaacaacaacaacaacaacaacaacaataataataataataattattatttctattaACAGCTACATATAAAACAACACGACATGAAATAAGCcaataaaatacagcattttttCTCTTGCACAGTGACAACTGTTAATAAATTCATCTGATATTAAGTACTCCTAAAATTCAGAAGAGATATAATGaccaaaactttaaaaagcaagattttaaaaagtctttccGAACACGGAAACAGTAGATACTACTGGCTGGCTTTCTCCACAGGATTTTACATTAATCTTTATTACAGTAACATCACTATCACAGTAGTGACATACGGTAAACATTTTGTCCCTTAACTAGGACACAGAGTAATGGAAGACAGCGTTGTCTGCTGCACTAATGATaaataacattaaacatttataaaaatgtaagatttataaaaatgtataataataataataataataataataataataataataataataataataataaattaaaaaagaaggtTTGAACAAAGAAAAAGTTCATAATGTGAGTACATAATGTAAAACAGCAGAGGTCATTTTCAATCTGCATTGACCAATTCACATTCAATACTCAAAAAGGCCTTTCTTTTCAATACAAATCTAACAAATCTCTGACGCTCTGCAAGAAAATGTTCACCACAGTATGTACACAGAATTAGTCAATAtccacaattaaataaataaatacataaatatataaatacatgacataaataaataatttaaataataaaacatgaagCAAAATATCTAACTGTAGGACTTGTGGGTGATTtgcgagagggaggggaggggggtttagGGGTTGGGGGAAGGAGGCTGCGATGGGGGGTTTTCCTACTGGTTTCAGGGTGGCACAGATGACCAGGGCAGATATCCTATGTTCTCAAAGGGAGAACACCCCCATGGTTAAAAACGCAAACACAAGCCTGCCTCAGACACCGGGTGCTTTTGAAGCTTCTGACCTAGCTGGATCTGCGGCGTCGTCGTTGCACAACCCTGGAGAATCAGCACAGACAGCGCTGTTGAGGACGCTAGCTCGCTAGCTGCCCGATGGCCTGGAACGGCCTCCCGAAGTCCCGAAGAGAGTTTTGTCACGGTGGAAATTCTGCCGGGGAAATGCTGTCCAATCTTAACCGAAAAGGACCGATGTATGTGCAGGTCCTTGTATGAAGCCACCTGATTCAACCATTGAACTAATCACGGTTTTCAATCgagaccttgattagtagaatgaggtgtcgtagtgctgggctaaaataaaaacctgcacccacaccagcgcTTTTTGGTAgcgattggacacccctgacctGGAGTGACGTAACTGGTGAAGACGCAGTGGTATAAACCCTGACAGTCTGCAGATTGTCCTCCATGGTTATTAACCATCGACTCAGCTGTCCCAAACTGACAGAGGACGGGCCCAACAGATATACTCCAGCCTTTCAAATGGCACTGAAAATGggaatgatgtaaaaaaaaataaaaaaattttagaccgaaaaaaaaaacccactgaaGCGATGAGATGGTCGTTCAGCTGGAACTCCCAGGACAACGGACACAGGTGGGCGAGCTCAGCACCTCGCTGCCGATTTGGCCAGACCAATGTTGCGCAGGCTGCGGTAGACATCCTGAGAGAAGGACAGGAGCTGGGACAGGACCACGTCCGCGGCCACCTGCACCTCGTACTCCTCGGTGAGACGGGAGGACAGCCCCGAGCCTCCGTACTGCACCCCCTGCTTCAGCTGGGCCAGCTCCTGCATCTGTCAAACACACACGACACGTGCACACGCTGTCAACATGCATGCCCTACACCAGCCTTCACGAGCAGGGCTGCCTACTCAGCCTCAGCACAGACTGATGCAGTATGCAACACAGAGTTGGCTCCTGGCATGAACACTGTATGTGGTCATtcagggccacaaccatccctgggcCGCACAGTTCAGGAAATGtttctggatttttaaaaactatattttaataGTGCCGTATTCAGGGGTGCGAATAGCATTTTTGATGCGATTATTCTTTGTGCCAGTTTCCTGGTCCGCGATCGCCAGCTCTGATGCAACAATcaatctgtctgtatgtctgtctgcctgcctgacAGCATGCCTTACCTTGAGTACATGAGTCAGGAGGTCTCTGATGTCAATTAGCAGGTCTGTCACCTTCTCCGGGTTGGAAATGCGATCACGGATTGCACTGAGCAAGTCCTGGTAGAGCTGCAGCCCCTCGTACATGCGGTTCAGACACAGTTCCTGCAGGAAAATAATGCATGGTCAGCTTTGCTAAGCGACCACATCCATGCCCGTCCCAAAGCAGGCATTATTCTCTCTCATTACAAAGGACAGGACAGAGCAGGGTACAGGTGCCATCACCCGAGGGCTACACAACCTGTAGTCACATATCATAAATGTAGAAAGAACTCAGACATACtccaataaatataaatatattttagatttGATAGGTATGGAGATGGTTTTGCAAGCACACATAGCACACCaaataacacaaacatgcacatacatatgcacacacacacaccgatgtccacgcatgtgcacacacacacaggcacacacacacacacacacatacacacatacacacacatgcacacacacacgcgcacacacacacacataatgctACTCACCATGTCAAAATCAGCAGACAGAGCCATtagagtgggggagggagggattcccAGGGTAGACACTATGTACTCCAGGTTTGGAGCAGAAGAGTCGAGGCTCAAGGCCTAGGAGAGAAAGCAATAGCCACTGTTACCTTGACAACATAGATGCATCCAGAAATGCTGACTCGGCAAAACATCAGTGGCAGTCCAAATCAGATATAACTTTTGCctttgcacacacgcacgcacacacacacacagaggaaacagCAATTTCAGATTTTCAGGTGAACATCCCTCAAACGGAGAATCTGATCTGTACAATAAAAACCATTGACTGTCTTCCTGTAAAATCAAATGGTTATTGCAGTTTGAAATTTTCATgatttacaaatataattttttgaaCATGTCCTGCCCTAGACTTTGGCCTTAATTAGTGCAATGAATGGCCTTGCTTGGTCAATTGTTTCCGAAGACACAGAGAAAGCTGCATTCAGGAATTATATTTGGCATATGGATAAAGAGAtggtcttgtaatctaaaggtcactagttcagttcccaggtaggactcagctgttgtacccttgagcaaggaacttaacctgcattgcttcagtatataacAAGtataagtctgctaaatgcctgtaatgtgatgtaatggacCTTCAGATTCCATTGCTTGTGTTTGGCCAGCTGTGGCCTGTAAGCTTGTACAGACACCGTTTACTAGCTTAATATAGTGAACCATTCACACAACTAAATTTCCATTGGTTTGAATGACACATGTCCAAGCTTAAGCTTCAATGGGAAACCTCAGCTCAGTTAAGCTTAGATGTGATGTCAGTTTACAAGTTTAGTTTACTGATAAATTTGTGGTTTGAAGGTTTACAAAACCCAAAAAGtgatatttttatcatttaaaaatattttttttgaaatccGACCATTTTTTGTCCAGTCGTTCTGGTTTCTACTAGCCTACCAGTAGAGTTAGCTTAAGATGACAAACTGTGTAGCTGTTAGGCAGAATGCAGCAGGCCCGCAGTACTGATAATTATCTTTATCAGGACAAAAAATCCTAATTCTACTCACGATTGCTTCTGATCAGCACAACTCCATTCTtacatggctttttaaaaattcagaattGCTTACAGCCAACTTTAAACTGCATCAACGCAGAAATTTGTACCCCACATCACTTACCCATGACTTCTTCACTTCGGGGATGTCGCACTGGACCTTGTAGACCAGACTACTGCAGTTCTTGACGGTTTTCTGGAATTCGGAGTTCTCCATGGGAAGGCCAGTCTTACCAGAGCACTTTTGAAGCGGCGCAGAACGAGCCAGGAGAGCCAGCACGCAGAGCAGCGATAGGACTACCGGAGGGAACAAATTCTGATCAGCAAACCTCTACAAAGGCAGAACGTTCCTAATTCAGGATCAGGAAGGGAGGAATGCAGTTTGGCAGGAAGCGATGCCTCGAGAATGTCTACAAATTACGCACAACCCGTGAAACTGCGGATCAACCTGGATGTTTTGACTGCTGGATTATATTTGAAGGGAGACAGAGCAAACTATTTTGGAAAATGCATTCCGTATGCTCCCCCAAAGTCTCAATAGGCTGCACATGACCTTTTTTGAGAGGAGTTTATGACACAGGCTAAACTAGTCTACCTGGTTTAGTTTAATAACACTCAAACTTCCTGAATACTAGATTTGTCTTCCCTCCACGGGATGCTCACACTTGAGTCTTAAATGAACACCCAGAAGTGTCAGGAACAGGCTAGTCACAATAACAATTATGTGTTATCCCATACGACTGTCCAGAACAGTAcactttatttcacaaaaagaaacaaacaaaacgacATATTTATCGAGTAGAGTGAAGGTTCAAAAaaatgttgggttttttttttgcgagttTGAAGCGAAAAAGAAAACTACTTACTGTAGATGGTGTGCATTCTGTCTGAGCCTAACCGCCTGTGTAAGGATAGGGAACGTGAAACTATTCTAAATGATTGGAATGGGAGATTTGTTTACTATTTATACtttaaatgaatcaatcaaAACGGGAAGTTCCAACTAATGTGTTGAAATTTCGCCTTACGCATGACGAGCTTAccgtcatgattttaaatgcgCACGTTTCTTGgctagtttttcttttttttccttttttttttggataaactgtttttatttctaagCCTTACCTTCCGGCGGGGTTTTACGAGGGATTCACCTGTATACCCGAGGTTTGGAGCATTGTGGGTTGTTGCGCGTGGTTTACAGGGCGGTTTCGGTGTCGTTACTGTGATATCACTGGATTCATGTGGATATAGCAGCGTAAATTTATGGATTTATTTAGAGCcttcacattatttatttattcattagaggggtggggggttaatcTACGTTATCACATTGGATAGCatgtcaaaaacaaataatgaaatcgATTTCCAGTTGTTCTCTATTATAAATGCTTTTCATGAATCCAATCTCCTCAAGTTctgtaataatttaaattacagaacatttaaTACGTTGGGCACACCTGATTAATCAAAAACACCTGGGAAGAAATTTGTTCCAAACAATACAGTGCCctaaaaatggggggggggggggactttgcgctgtaatttctacatggtgaaatcaagTGCATAAATGACCCTTAAGTCAAAGCTGAGAAtgtaaccacatgtgaattgtttgattacaaagcGAAAATtttggaatacagagccaaatcaagaaaaaaatgtccaattatcccaaacattatacaCTGTATATGTGATTGCTGCAGATGCATCAATTCATAACATTGTTTGAAACATTTGGGCATTAATGGGTTaatgtgtttgtattatttttgagtATTTGTACAATCAAGATTTATTCTGACCAAATAGTGTTAATATCAATTTTGAAGAAGTGACAGTAGGCTAATTGTTTATGATTTATGTATTGTGATGtttctgtatgtaatgtaactcTTTAGATGTGTTACAATAACGGAGATCAATCTTGATTTCATTCAAATTTTCCACGTAGTCCATGCATAGATGTGggaacaaaatatgtttttctggttttctgtCCACATttgctaaaagtgtctgacaCCATTCTCTAATCTTGGAACAAGCCAGCATGACCTCACCACAATGTAACGGTGACGGTCTGCTTTCAAAGCTATTGAACAACCCAATGGATCCTGTACTAGGCCATTTACAACCCGATGACTGGCAAGGGCtcccatgaaaaataaactcacATATCAATGAGATTCACTAGGATAAATaaacggggaaaaaaagttgtctTTTGAGGCATCTCTTTGTCAGCATCTTTGGAATCAATGACAGAAAAATCATGCAGTTGTGACAGTTGAATCAGTTTCCTGTTAAGCAACGCACAGTGGCAGTTTAGTGTATTGGCTTTGAAAGAGGAAAGACTTTCCTGAATTGATTTGTTGGTGTAGCttcactttttcttcacaatttctTCAACAGAAATAACAATGCTGAATCTACTGGGCATATTAGAAATGTGATTATCAAGTATTTTACTTGATCTGGACTGAAAGTTTGTGAGCTGCAACCAATATTTCTGTGAATATTACACAAGTGATGATTTGTCGCTCCTATAACTCACTGTTCTCGTTCACGCTTGCAAAATACTTTTTCCTTGACTGTGAATGATTTCCCGTGACCACTGACCAATTTGTCAGTGAAATACCTAGAT
This genomic window from Anguilla rostrata isolate EN2019 chromosome 17, ASM1855537v3, whole genome shotgun sequence contains:
- the LOC135243386 gene encoding granulocyte colony-stimulating factor-like — its product is MHTIYILSLLCVLALLARSAPLQKCSGKTGLPMENSEFQKTVKNCSSLVYKVQCDIPEVKKSWALSLDSSAPNLEYIVSTLGIPPSPTLMALSADFDMELCLNRMYEGLQLYQDLLSAIRDRISNPEKVTDLLIDIRDLLTHVLKMQELAQLKQGVQYGGSGLSSRLTEEYEVQVAADVVLSQLLSFSQDVYRSLRNIGLAKSAARC